One window of Mesorhizobium sp. WSM4904 genomic DNA carries:
- a CDS encoding FAD-dependent monooxygenase: MPITPIRSLPPVPRRGHYDAIIVGARCAGASTALLLARAGLKVLAIERRSYGSDTLSTHALMRPAVLQLSRWGLLQPLRKAGTPLIEATTFHYGDDEITIPLNAGPDLPGLIAPRRTVLDRALVDAARKAGAEVLHDMAVGDLFADTRGRVRGVEIRGAGRTALRVSADIVIGADGIGSLVAKCCDAQMLRSGTVSAAHVYGYAPVEPGAGYHWYFRDGIAGSLIPTNDGFACIVASVPTRMFDQRFRVGHGRARMEVLEALSPALAEQASRAPKDVRLQAFRGVPGYIRQAHGPGWALVGDAGFFRDPITSHGIADALRDAETLARAILDGSEAAFAAWQQERDRFAHQILDTTDAIAGFDWSLADLGERHRRFSAVLKAEVQALAGQPMPVHRALPAMSGLATCRAPANQDEPQAMAGSNLHRNRTGARP; the protein is encoded by the coding sequence GTGCTGGCGATCGAGCGCAGGTCGTACGGCTCCGACACGCTGTCGACGCATGCGCTGATGCGGCCCGCCGTGCTGCAGCTGTCGCGCTGGGGCCTGCTCCAGCCGCTGCGCAAGGCCGGCACACCGCTGATCGAGGCGACAACGTTCCACTATGGCGATGACGAGATCACCATCCCGCTCAATGCCGGGCCCGACCTTCCCGGGCTGATCGCGCCGCGGCGCACCGTGCTCGACCGCGCCCTCGTCGACGCCGCGCGCAAGGCCGGCGCCGAGGTCCTGCACGACATGGCGGTCGGCGACCTGTTTGCCGACACGCGCGGGCGCGTGCGCGGCGTCGAGATCCGCGGCGCCGGCCGCACCGCCCTGCGGGTGAGCGCCGACATCGTCATAGGCGCCGACGGCATCGGCTCGCTGGTGGCCAAATGCTGCGACGCGCAGATGCTCAGAAGCGGCACGGTTTCGGCCGCCCATGTCTATGGCTACGCGCCCGTCGAGCCAGGTGCCGGCTACCATTGGTATTTTCGCGACGGCATCGCCGGTTCCCTGATTCCCACCAATGACGGGTTTGCCTGCATCGTCGCCTCGGTGCCGACGCGCATGTTCGACCAGCGCTTCCGCGTCGGCCATGGCCGCGCCCGCATGGAGGTGCTGGAGGCGCTCTCGCCGGCGCTGGCCGAACAGGCGAGCCGGGCGCCGAAGGACGTCCGCCTGCAGGCCTTCCGCGGCGTACCGGGCTACATCCGCCAGGCCCATGGCCCGGGCTGGGCGCTGGTCGGCGACGCCGGCTTCTTCCGCGACCCGATCACCTCGCACGGCATTGCCGACGCCCTTCGCGATGCCGAGACCCTTGCGCGGGCGATCCTCGACGGATCGGAAGCAGCCTTCGCGGCCTGGCAGCAGGAGCGCGACCGCTTCGCCCACCAGATCCTCGACACCACGGACGCCATTGCCGGCTTCGACTGGTCGCTGGCCGATCTCGGCGAGCGGCATCGCCGCTTCAGCGCCGTCCTGAAAGCCGAGGTCCAGGCGCTGGCCGGACAGCCAATGCCGGTCCATCGCGCCTTGCCCGCCATGAGCGGCCTGGCGACCTGTCGAGCGCCGGCAAACCAGGACGAACCGCAGGCAATGGCGGGTTCGAACCTCCATCGCAACCGAACCGGAGCAAGACCATGA